Genomic segment of Gopherus flavomarginatus isolate rGopFla2 chromosome 2, rGopFla2.mat.asm, whole genome shotgun sequence:
TTTAAGCAATTCTTGCAGCTGCCAATGGAATTAGATGCGTTTGTAAATGAGGGAAAAGTGGTCTGCACTACCATAAATAAGAGGGAGGCGATCCGTGCTTTTGCAATGCCATGCTAGGCGAACCAGGAGACAATCTCCCTATTAAGACATTGTACACACATGGAAGGCATTGGaaaacccctgctttagagaaTTATGTTAGAGCAAAATGTGGAAAGCCCATGTGCAAAGATAAAACCAAACAGATTATTAAATAGCTCAAAGAGTATATTATAGGCACTTTTCTCAGCTTCTAATTAACTCATTCTTTAGTCCCTTTTCATAGGAGTAATCCGCTTGGGGTCAATGTTACACCGGAGTCAATGAACTACTCACATCAGGAAGATCCCATAAATCTTTCATGACCTCTTAGGTCCTTAAGGACTAGCTGGGAGAAATGGAAACAAGGGAGCAACTGTGTTCAAGTAAATTCAGAAAGAGACACAAGCAGAAGACCAATCACCAGTTGGAAATGGAGAAAGCTAGAAGGAATAAGACACAAATCCCTGCTTCATGGCATTCACAGGAAAGTGGTGGTtgtttcaatatatatttttaaaggcacaTTATCTCACCTCATTATCATCAGAATTTGATATGTCTGTCTGAGACGGACTCCCCAACAAAAACCTTGTACTTCCTTTCAGATTATGCCACATCACATTCACAGTTGCAGTGAGCAAGCCACCTACTTACCCAGAAAACAGGAGATTCTGCACTTTCAGGCAAAGGGATTCTTCAGATCAATtgtaaagagggagaaaaaaggtACAATTTACAAAATGGCATTCAGAAACAGTgattttgtatattttatatattggtTTTATTTATATGATTATGCAAGTATTCCTGTACtttaaagatttttctttctGCTATTGCTTCACTTTGAAATTGAACAATGTTCAAACATGGGCATAATCAAAATGTTCatgtttagtttttattttattacaaaagagtagaatttgcattttaaaattaactaaAATGTCTGAATCGAGTTGCAGTGACTCCTTACTAATTTCTTGTGAGTTGTTCAGTTTATATACTCTAGCACTAAAAGCAATTTCTGGACCACTGGTTTAAAGATCCTTCTTTTTTTCTCCTATTGGTGTTTTATGTAATTTGTACTTCAGTTTAACAAGTCAATATCTATCTGCAATATAACACAACTACAGGGTGGGAAGGAGTTCTCTCTTCTGACCGGAGCATAAAACTTGAAAACAGCCATTATAAATTCTGTCCCTGGTCCTAGTGCAatcttagacaagtcacttaaccctaCTCAGTTTCATTTTCTTCCACAAATGGGGATACTTACCAACCTCCAAAAAATGTGGAGAGACTTAATTCACTTTGGcaaaaaaagttaggaaatgcttgGATGAATAATGCTATTGTTACCTACAGTCACATGCAGTCTTTTTATGCTCTGTTCACCAACTGAGCAGTGCAGCCTTCTTAAAATAATGCCAATTAAAATACATCTACTAAAACAGAACTTGCATATTAATGTAACAAATTCCTGTCACTCACTTGACCACTGAAGAAAGAGACTACtgaaaatacatatatattttctgGACAGCAAGTTAATTTCTGGTACTGTTAAGCAAGAGAGTCCTACTGCTGATATTCAGGAACTGCATAAATGCCGCATTAAAAAGGAGTAGGGCTCTAAAAATAAGTCAGATGGTGAGGTCCTTACTTATTTTTCACTTGGTCCTTAGACAATGTTTGCCTGAGTAAATACTGTGGGTGGAAGTCAATTAAGGATTTCAGTTCTTATGATTTGGTTCCTAGCTTTGAAGGATTTCTGTCACTTATTTTGCTAATTAAACTCCACCTTCCTCCCTTCCAGCTGCAGTTTCAATTGAAAGAAAACAGCTCCACTGCCTGCCCTAAACTTTTATGTAGTGTTGCATAATGCTAGGAGTGTCCATTAATGTACCAGTGAGTGGTCCCATTTCTGTCCAGTATAGATTTGTAAATTTTTAATGTTAACTGAGATCTGGAGCCACAAAAAACCTAGAGTTTCAAACCACAGTTGAAACGTGCATTAGAACTGCAAAGACTTCATTCTTATTCAAGTTCTTTTCAAAGACTTCTTTGGTGATACTGTTTCAAAGTTGCCTCTATTTTCGGTAAAGATTTTTAATTCCCCCTTGAGCATCTATTAACATTTGTTTCTGCTTCTTCTCAGGAAGTGGAAAATGAACAATCAAACCACAGAATTATACAACGACTATTTGCTATCTCTATATGATACCTATAATGACAATTATGACAATTCTCCAAAACCTTGCAGTAAAGGCAGCATCAAGAATTTTGGATCATACTTTCTGCCCCCACTTTACTCTCTGGTATTCCTGCTTGGCTTGGTAGGGAACTCTCTGGTCATTTTGGTCCTGTTCAAATACAAGAGGCTGAAGAGcatgacagacatttatctactCAACCTCGCAATCTCAGatttgctgtttgttttctcccttcccttctggtcTTATTATGCAGCAGATCAGTGGGTTTTTGGGGATGGATTGTGTAAAATCATTTCTTGGATCTATTTGGTTGGGTTTTACAGTGGGATATTTTTTATTATGCTCATGAGCATTGACAGATACTTGGCAATAGTTCATGCTGTGCTTGCCTTGAGAGCAAGAACGGTCACCTATGGCATCTTTACTAGTCTTATTGTATGGTTAGTAGCCATTTCAGCCTCCATTCCAGAGCTGATATTTAGTGAATCCTATAAGGAACGCAATCATACCACCTGCAAACCACGGTACCCTGGTAATTCCACAAGCTGGAGGATTTTGTCCTCTTTGGAAGTCAATATACTAGGGCTCATAATACCTTCAGTGGTTATGAGTTTTTGCTACTCGATGATAATTAAAACCT
This window contains:
- the CCR4 gene encoding C-C chemokine receptor type 4 — protein: MNNQTTELYNDYLLSLYDTYNDNYDNSPKPCSKGSIKNFGSYFLPPLYSLVFLLGLVGNSLVILVLFKYKRLKSMTDIYLLNLAISDLLFVFSLPFWSYYAADQWVFGDGLCKIISWIYLVGFYSGIFFIMLMSIDRYLAIVHAVLALRARTVTYGIFTSLIVWLVAISASIPELIFSESYKERNHTTCKPRYPGNSTSWRILSSLEVNILGLIIPSVVMSFCYSMIIKTLLYCRSEKKNKAVKMIFAVMIVFFVFWTPYNIVLFLKLLEDLGVIKKCKISKDLDYAMQGTETLAFFHCCLNPVIYFFMGEKFKKYVKLLFKSWAVPRMFFKHCGLVTTYHTESTSSFHTQSTGDQDAL